From a region of the Labrus mixtus chromosome 5, fLabMix1.1, whole genome shotgun sequence genome:
- the itga2.2 gene encoding integrin alpha-2 yields the protein MEFFWGNIFFTVIVITDRFLHSQSFNVGTAGAKIFSGPAAEEFGYTIQQATNHEGKWLLVSAPWSGFSRNRKGDVYKCPVSGSRNSCDKLNLQDSVSIPDVKNVNGNMSLGLTLTRMPSANGLMMCGPLWGQQCGNQDFYPGVCAKLSPLFQPQPAFSPAVQKCGGPMDIVIVLDGSNSIYPWAPMNAFLQKLIPSLDIGPQNTQVSVIQYGVDNRVEFDLNDHTTKEELMAAASRITQKFGSSTNTFHAIQFASQWGFHRNRGGRPNAAKVMVVVTDGESHDKAFRDDVIAECDKNGITRFGIAVLGYYIRNQIDTENLIKEIQSIASKPSAQYFFNVSEEAALSTIAGTLGNRIFNIEGTGKGGDNFQMEMSQVGFSAHYSSRQNVMMLGAVGAYAWSGTVVHQKGSNVDILPFSAFEGILQDRNHSSLLGYSVTTLSDGYTEYFVAGAPRSNHSGQVIVYTLNAQKQSAIIDSERGKQIGSYFGSVLCSLDVDKDGVTDLLLVGAPMFMSELKREQGRVYLFSVTKGILNEQGFLNGPPQTENARFGMAISAVPDLDLDGFNDVVVGAPLKDKGKGVIYIYNGDKKTLNKQFSQRITGSKLDPQLRYFGRSLDSYKDLNDDTLPDISVGAYGKVVQLWSRGVASITAGASFTPNKINIFTKPCDINGRKVSCFNTNLCFSAAFRPKKPVGPIDISYTLTLDADLQASRVTSRGLFTKNNERYFTEKAKISSTPLCLDYQVYVQDPPDFVNSLSLKVEIEQQNADVNPVLDLFSPSAWAFFMPFTKDCGADEVCMSDLVLSVKTDTKGTSSAPVLVRANIQELSFEVVVKNKKENAYNTQVWATFSNNLYYSSVSPSVDGVKCTSTQSQMVSCQVGYPALKKDQQMKFQLNFEYSLDQLQKKAEVKFEAKSDGKEENPADNKVDISIPVQYAAGVVLSRETNINFYVADASIPVVTTVKNLDDIGPEFNFTVKVSTGAFPVNLLYLTIALPTTTKGGNPLLYVTNVNVGDSVSCDASSLVDPLKIGVKPHKAAFSEENLKGSEQLDCKSAKCEFIKCNLKDTKLNTDYFVKVRTRIWSGTFISASYQTVELTSSVDVETSNPDLVIINLKELPVVLTVSKPGEKGDVPVGVIVGSVIAGLLLLALAVGLLWKFGFFKRKYQQLQKEDEEDTQSRAHVDEVL from the exons ATGGAGTTCTTCTGGGGGAATATCTTCTTCACTGTGATAGTCATAA CTGACAGATTCCTGCACTCACAGTCCTTCAACGTCGGCACTGCAGGTGCCAAGATTTTCAGCGGACCAGCTGCAGAAGAGTTTGGCTACACGATACAACAAGCGACAAACCATGAAGGCAAATG GCTCCTGGTCAGCGCTCCATGGAGTGGTTTCAGTCGAAACAGGAAGGGGGATGTTTACAAGTGTCCGGTCTCAGGTTCCAGAAACAGCTGTGACAAACTCAATCTTCAAG ATTCTGTCAGTATTCCAGATGTTAAAAATGTCAACGGCAACATGAGTCTGGGTTTGACTCTCACCAGGATGCCCTCAGCCAATGGtttgatg ATGTGTGGTCCTCTTTGGGGACAGCAGTGTGGCAATCAGGACTTCTACCCCGGAGTATGTGCAAAACTGAGCCCCCTGTTTCAGCCTCAACCTGCCTTCTCTCCTGCTGTGCAGA AATGTGGAGGGCCTATGGACATTGTGATTGTTCTGGATGGCTCCAACAGCATTTATCCGTGGGCTCCTATGAACGCATTCCTCCAGAAACTGATACCTTCACTGGACATAGGACCCCAAAACACACAG GTCAGCGTCATTCAGTATGGTGTTGATAACCGGGTTGAATTCGACCTGAATGATCATACAACCAAAGAGGAGTTAATGGCTGCAGCATCAAGAATTACACAGAAGTTTGGCTCATCTACAAATACCTTCCATGCCATCCAATTTGCCAG TCAGTGGGGATTCCATCGAAATAGGGGCGGTCGGCCCAATGCTGCCAAGGTGATGGTGGTCGTCACTGACGGGGAGTCTCACGACAAGGCCTTCAGAGATGATGTCATCGCAGAGTGTGACAAAAATGGCATCACCCGCTTTGGTATCGCT GTCCTGGGTTATTACATCAGAAACCAAATCGACACAGAAAACCTGATAAAAGAAATTCAGTCCATCGCCAGTAAACCATCAGCACAGTACTTCTTCAATGTGTCAGAGGAAGCCGCGCTCTCCACTATCGCTGGAACACTTGGGAACCGCATCTTCAACATAGAAG GCACTGGAAAAGGGGGCGACAACTTCCAAATGGAGATGTCCCAGGTGGGATTCAGCGCACACTACTCCAGCAGACAG AATGTGATGATGTTGGGAGCAGTGGGAGCCTATGCTTGGAGTGGTACTGTCGTTCATCAAAAAGGGTCAAATGTAGACATTTTACCTTTCTCAGCCTTCGAGGGAATACTTCAAGACAGAAACCACAGCTCATTACTGG GTTATTCTGTCACCACATTGAGCGATGGGTATACAGAGTACTTTGTGGCTGGTGCACCTCGCTCCAACCACTCTGGACAAGTTATCGTCTACACCCTCAACGCGCAGAAACAGTCTGCTATCATAGAttcagaaagaggaaaacag ATTGGATCATACTTTGGAAGCGTCCTGTGCTCCCTGGATGTGGACAAAGACGGGGTGACGGACCTGCTGCTGGTTGGTGCCCCTATGTTCATGAGTgagctgaagagagaacaaGGCAGGGTCTACCTCTTCTCTGTCACCAAG GGTATCCTGAACGAGCAGGGATTCCTAAATGGTCCACCCCAAACTGAGAACGCCCGGTTTGGGATGGCAATCTCTGCGGTACCTGACCTGGACCTCGACGGTTTCAATGATGTTGTGGTTGGAGCCCCATTAAAAGACAAAGGAAAGGGTGTCATCTACATCTACAACGGGGATAAAAAGACATTAAACAAGCAGTTTTCACAG AGAATAACTGGCTCCAAACTGGATCCACAGTTGCGGTATTTTGGAAGGTCCTTAGATAGCTACAAAGATCTGAATGATGACACACTCCCTGACATCTCTGTGGGGGCATATGGCAAAgtggtgcagctgtg GTCCAGAGGTGTTGCGTCTATAACGGCAGGAGCTTCTTTCACACCcaataaaatcaacattttcaccAAACCATGTGACATCAATGGACGCAAGGTGTCATGTTTCAACACCAACCTGTGTTTCAGTGCTGCATTCAGGCCTAAGAAACCGGTTGGGCCCATTG ATATTTCCTACACTTTGACCCTGGACGCTGACTTGCAGGCTTCGCGAGTGACATCAAGAGGACTGTTCACTAAAAACAATGAACGCTACTTCACAGAGAAGGCAAAGATATCATCTACGCCCCTGTGTCTAGACTACCAAGTGTATGTTCAG GACCCACCAGACTTTGTCAACTCGCTCAGTCTGAAGGTAGAAATCGAGCAGCAGAACGCAGATGTCAACCCTGTCCTTGATTTGTTTTCGCCAAGTGCCTGGGCATTCTTT ATGCCTTTCACAAAAGACTGTGGCGCTGATGAAGTGTGTATGAGTGATCTGGTGCTGAGTGTGAAGACAGACACAAAGGGGACGAG CTCAGCTCCGGTTCTGGTCAGAGCTAATATCCAAGAACTGTCGTTTGAAGTTGTTGTTAAGAACAAAAAGGAGAACGCGTACAACACTCAGGTCTGGGCCACGTTCTCCAACAATCTCTACTACTCGTCCGTCTCTCCTTCT GTGGATGGAGTCAAATGCACTTCAACGCAATCACAAATGGTTTCCTGCCAAGTGGGATACccagcattaaaaaaagaccagCAA ATGAAATTTCAGTTGAATTTTGAATACAGTTTAGATCAGCTGCAAAAGAAAGCCGAGGTGAAATTTGAGGCCAAAAG TGATGgtaaagaggaaaaccctgcaGACAACAAAGTGGATATATCCATTCCAGTTCAATATGCTGCAGGGGTTGTTCTGTCAAG GGAGACAAATATTAATTTCTACGTGGCAGACGCTTCCATTCCTGTGGTGACAACGGTGAAAAATTTAGATGACATCGGCCCTGAGTTCAACTTTACAGTGAAG GTTTCTACAGGTGCCTTCCCTGTCAACCTCCTGTATCTGACCATCGCTCTGCCAACGACTACTAAAGGTGGAAATCCACTCCTCTATGTTACCAACGTGAACGTG GGAGATTCAGTCAGCTGTGACGCCAGCAGCCTGGTTGATCCTCTGAAGATCGGTGTGAAGCCCCACAAAGCAGCCTTCTCCGAGGAGAACCTCAAAGGCAGTGAGCAACTG GACTGCAAGAGTGCAAAATGTGAGTTCATAAAATGCAACCTCAAAGACACCAAGCTTAATACGGACTACTTTGTGAAAGTTAGAACGAGGATCTGGAGTGGCACATTTATTTCg GCGTCCTATCAGACTGTCGAGCTGACGTCCAGTGTTGATGTTGAGACCTCCAACCCTGATCTGGTCATTATCAACCTCAAAGAGCTGCCG GTGGTGTTGACAGTCAGTAAACCTGGAGAAAAGGGTGATGTTCCCGTGGGAGTGATAGTTGGTAGTGTCATTGCTGGACTGCTACTGTTGGCTCTGGCTGTAGGACTGCTGTGGAAG